A genomic window from Geotrypetes seraphini chromosome 18, aGeoSer1.1, whole genome shotgun sequence includes:
- the UBE2B gene encoding ubiquitin-conjugating enzyme E2 B: MFPSSRTMSTPARRRLMRDFKRLQEDPPVGVSGAPSENNIMIWNAVIFGPEGTPFEDGTFKLVIEFSEEYPNKPPTVRFVSKMFHPNVYADGSICLDILQNRWSPTYDVSSILTSIQSLLDEPNPNSPANSQAAQLYQENKREYEKRVSAIVEQSWNDS, encoded by the exons ATG ttTCCCTCCTCTAGAACCATGTCGACCCCGGCCAGGCGACGGCTCATGAGGGATTTTAAGCG ATTGCAAGAAGACCCTCCAGTGGGTGTCAGTGGTGCTCCATCTGAAAATAATATCATGATATGGAATGCAGTTATATTTGG GCCAGAGGGGACACCTTTTGAAGATG GTACATTTAAACTAGTAATAGAATTTTCAGAAGAGTATCCAAATAAACCTCCAACAGTTAGATTTGTATCCAAAATGTTTCATCCGAATG TTTATGCAGATGGTAGCATATGTTTAGATATCCTTCAGAATCGTTGGAGTCCAACATATGATGTGTCTTCCATTTTAACTTCAATTCAG TCTCTTCTGGATGAGCCAAATCCAAATAGTCCTGCAAACAGCCAAGCAGCACAGCTGTACCAGGAAAATAAGCGTGAATATGAGAAGAGAGTTTCTGCTATTGTTGAACAAAGCTGGAACGATTCCTAA